From the genome of Ziziphus jujuba cultivar Dongzao chromosome 6, ASM3175591v1, one region includes:
- the LOC107430725 gene encoding uncharacterized protein LOC107430725 isoform X2, protein MKTNRKVKKPDQSSKLVLEEIIGLTTKNCNGLASNISTTKCAYVAGCVVVVYDVESGSKSHLMVLHRMPKPLSCVALSSNGRFIAAGESGTQAAVLVWDSATLAFASELKGHVYGVSCIAFSPDGKYLVSVGEYIYLWDRQRCMLVAKLRASSSSSAVASVSFSSDAKFIVTAGKNHLKFWTVGSSPKTRLNKGAASLAKNGKDVNIGLHKGSSFVSVISAIRTDSSISNSDQAGDLFPVYALTDAGILCLVNSRLSVRKSVDLKVRKGFALSISNKLIACACSNGIVCLFNVETLKYAGSLLYSKSKQYCVESDIVSHAKDTEKDFEVLPVLPDAIACQFMMSEKLVVVYGDHSLYIWDIHDVNQATRCCVLVSHSACIWDIKNLCCENMHDQSLACVARGCSGGVSFATCSADGTIRLWDLLLKPGSLDDNSDQLSLNTESMGTAHLVSAGTFERDAVELGVSSQGFRSMAVSSDGVYLAAGDCKGNLHIYNLQTFDYTCFQGAHDAEILCLSFSLSKKKCDNFGEFTDSHYLLASGGRDGQIHLFDVQRNFDLIESIEDHVGAVTSIKLGYNGSKILSCSADRSLVFRDVNITSNGFAIVRHHHHTASHGTLYDMAVDPKMEVAVTVGQDKKVNTFDITAGKLIKSFKQDKEFGDPIKVTMDPSCSYLVCSSSNKSICIYDFTTGELVTQAMGHGDVVTGVIFLPDCKHIISVGGDGCIFIWKVPILLSSIMQKRMKENCGPLSPKSLARPLRQAFLCVEEDRYISEDLSLPEISNQIGRKVVYGGKDPRETMAFKFSVSRLPRWAQAKVMSSEVVSRKLGLTSPQQLELKDFSPSVGNGLRCAPSSPEAQMPPRHEMGSETSLSSLSRSSPDSENNHNSSIPQKTLSFAMDKRWHSIYTVCLDLLNSPAMQDVKELKPSVSCQSLLHCGPEVPSNDQHLYGHDSQVMDDRKGCILEKHASANDSGSICKNNEQHCMDNMNTFHEAVAGYVAGHLHSDKPGCDVPETMEMAEKLHSYKTGCGIQETADICHIKSENNDLFKKHFSSLSSITKIESGKSSVRRRHSARYVVYRDYLGGCKRLFDSPFQGLGSGSKMVNCKEQALEVPSYQILDEQRMLDSHGQDLKNSMQSIHNSLKNELPEHSVPESMEARDDKGCFLEGSEMLEKITACREALLTLDAAAKSALQLFSRLQTQGSREDFTKGPGAELFVDAARLLPSIADKVNAVAKIVQ, encoded by the exons ATGAAGACGAACCGCAAGGTCAAGAAACCAGATCAGTCTTCCAAG CTAGTTCTGGAAGAGATTATCGGCCTGACCACGAAGAACTGCAATGGATTGGCTTCCAATATCTCGACAACCAAATGTGCATATGTAGCTGGATGCGTCGTAGTGGTTTACGATGTGGAATCTGGCTCCAAATCACACCTCATGGTGCTTCATCGAATGCCGAAACCTCTGAGCTGTGTGGCGCTGTCCTCAAATGGCCGTTTCATTGCAGCTGGAGAG TCAGGAACTCAAGCTGCAGTGTTGGTGTGGGACAGTGCCACTCTGGCCTTTGCATCTGAATTAAAAGGTCATGTATATGGGGTTTCATGCATTGCTTTCTCACCTGATG GAAAATATCTAGTATCCGTTGGGGAATACATCTATCTTTGGGACCGGCAGAGGTGTATGCTGGTTGCAAAGCTTAGAGCAAGTTCATCTTCTTCTGCTGTTGCATCGGTTAGCTTCTCATCAGATGCAAAATTCATTGTAACTGCTGGGAAGAATCACTTAAAGTTCTGGACTGTTGGATCATCTCCAAAGACTCGTTTAAATAAAGGGGCTGCTTCACTAGCAAAGAATGGGAAAGATGTTAATATTGGTCTTCATAAAGGAAGCTCTTTCGTGTCTGTCATATCTGCAATCAGGACTGACAGTAGTATTTCTAATTCTGACCAGGCTGGTGATCTTTTTCCTGTCTATGCATTGACTGATGCAG GTATTTTGTGCCTTGTAAATTCCAGGTTGTCAGTAAGGAAGTCAGTGGATTTAAAG GTCAGAAAAGGTTTTGCATTATCTATATCCAACAAGCTAATTGCTTGCGCTTGTAGTAATGGAATTGTGTGCCTCTTTAACGTTGAGACTCTCAAATATGCCGGAAGTCTACTATATTCAAAATCCAAACAATACTGTGTGGAGAGTGACATTGTTTCCCACGCTAAAGATACAGAAAAGGATTTTGAAGTTCTTCCTGTTCTTCCCGATGCTATTGCTTGTCAGTTCATGATGTCAGAAAAGCTTG TGGTTGTCTATGGAGATCATAGTCTCTATATATGGGATATTCATGATGTGAACCAG GCTACAAGGTGCTGTGTGTTAGTTTCACATTCTGCATGCATATGGGATATCAAGAATCTTTGTTGTGAAAACATGCATGATCAGTCTCTTGCCTGCGTTGCTAGAGGCTGTTCTGGTGGAGTTTCTTTTGCAACTTGCTCAGCAGATGGTACCATTAGGTTATGGGATCTTTTGTTGAAACCAGGCTCATTAGATGATAACTCAGACCAGCTTTCTCTGAATACTGAATCAATGGGCACTGCACATTTAG TCAGTGCGGGAACATTTGAAAGAGATGCTGTTGAGTTAGGTGTTAGCTCTCAAGGATTCCGGTCAATGGCAGTTAGCTCAGATGGAGTGTACCTTGCTGCTGGAGATTGCAAGGGCAATCTTCATATCTATAATCTACAAACTTTTGATTATACATGTTTCCAG GGTGCTCATGATGCAGAGATCCTCTGTTTGAGCTTTAGCTTGTCAAAGAAAAAGTGTGATAATTTTGGAGAATTTACTGATAGCCATTATCTTCTTGCTTCTGGGGGGCGAGATGGACAAATCCATCTTTTTGATGTCCAAAG GAATTTTGATCTCATTGAAAGTATTGAAGACCATGTTGGTGCAGTGACTTCCATAAAACTTGGTTACAACGGCTCTAAGATCTTAAGTTGCAGTGCTGATag GTCTCTGGTATTTCGAGATGTTAATATCACATCCAATGGTTTTGCAATTGtgcgtcatcatcatcatacagcatCTCATGGAACCTTATATGACATGGCTGTCGATCCAAAAATGGAGGTTGCAGTCACTGTTGGGCAG GATAAGAAGGTAAACACATTCGATATTACTGCTGGGAAGCTGATTAAATCATTCAAGCAAGATAAAGAGTTTGGAGACCCAATAAAG GTCACTATGGATCCTAGCTGTAGTTACTTGGTTTGCTCCTCCTCTAATAAGTCAATCTGCATTTATGACTTTACTACTGGGGAGTTAGTTACACAAGCTATGGGGCATGGTGATGTTGTTACTGGTGTCATCTTCTTACCTGATTGCAAGCACATTATTTCT GTAGGAGGTGATGGCTGTATCTTCATATGGAAAGTGCCTATACTTTTGTCCTCCATAATGCAGAAGAGGATGAAGGAAAATTGTGGTCCATTATCTCCAAAAAGCTTAGCCAGGCCACTTCGTCAAGCCTTTCTTTGTGTAGAAGAAGACAGATACATTTCTGAGGATCTGTCATTACCAGAAATCTCCAACCAAATTGGGCGAAAAGTTGTTTATGGAGGAAAGGACCCTCGAGAGACCATGGCATTCAAATTTAGTGTTTCAAGACTTCCTCGATGGGCACAAGCCAAAGTAATGAGCTCTGAAGTTGTCTCAAGAAAACTTGGGTTGACTTCACCCCAG CAACTGGAATTGAAAGATTTCTCTCCTTCTGTTGGCAATGGTCTGAGATGTGCTCCTTCTTCCCCTGAAGCTCAAATGCCACCAAGACATGAAATGGGAAGTGAGACAAGCCTTAGTAGCTTGTCAAGAAGTTCTCCTGATTCCGAAAACAATCACAATTCTTCAATACCTCAAAAAACCCTTAG CTTTGCCATGGACAAACGTTGGCACTCGATTTATACTGTATGTTTGGATCTGCTGAATTCCCCGGCAATGCAGGATGTAAAGGAATTAAAGCCGTCAGTGTCTTGCCAAAGTTTGC TACACTGCGGACCTGAGGTACCAAGTAATGACCAGCACTTGTATGGGCATGATAGCCAGGTAATGGATGACAGGAAGGGCTGTATATTGGAGAAGCATGCAAGTGCCAATGATTCCGGATCTATATGCAAGAATAATGAGCAACATTGTATGGATAATATGAATACATTTCATGAGGCTGTTGCTGGTTATGTGGCTGGGCATTTGCATTCAGATAAACCTGGATGTGATGTTCCAGAGACCATGGAAATGGCTGAGAAGCTGCATTCATATAAAACTGGATGCGGCATTCAAGAGACCGCAGATATCTGCCACATTAAGTCAGAAAACAATGATCTATTCAAGAAACACTTTAGCAGTTTGTCATCCATAACTAAG ATAGAAAGTGGCAAATCATCAGTCAGGAGAAGGCACTCTGCTCGATATGTTGTCTACCGGGACTATCTTGGAGGCTGCAAGAGACTTTTCGATTCACCCTTTCAAGGTTTAGGTAGTGGTAGTAAAATGGTGAACTGCAAGGAACAAGCATTAGAGGTTCCATCATACCAGATTCTGGATGAGCAGCGAATGCTAGATTCACATGGACAG GACCTGAAAAACTCTATGCAAAGCATACATAATTCCCTGAAAAATGAATTACCTGAACACTCAGTTCCAGAAAGTATGGAAGCTAGAGATGATAAGGGATGTTTTCTAGAAGGAAGTGAAATGCTGGAAAAGATTACTGCATGCAGGGAAGCACTCCTCACTCTAGATGCTGCAGCAAAGAGTGCGCTCCAGTTATTTTCGAGATTACAAACTCAGGGTTCTAGAGAGGACTTCACAAAAGGACCTGGAGCTGAGTTATTTGTTGATGCAGCTAGACTGCTTCCATCAATTGCAGACAAAGTCAATGCAGTTGCAAAAATTGTGCAATGA
- the LOC107430725 gene encoding uncharacterized protein LOC107430725 isoform X1 encodes MKTNRKVKKPDQSSKLVLEEIIGLTTKNCNGLASNISTTKCAYVAGCVVVVYDVESGSKSHLMVLHRMPKPLSCVALSSNGRFIAAGESGTQAAVLVWDSATLAFASELKGHVYGVSCIAFSPDGKYLVSVGEYIYLWDRQRCMLVAKLRASSSSSAVASVSFSSDAKFIVTAGKNHLKFWTVGSSPKTRLNKGAASLAKNGKDVNIGLHKGSSFVSVISAIRTDSSISNSDQAGDLFPVYALTDAGILCLVNSRLSVRKSVDLKVRKGFALSISNKLIACACSNGIVCLFNVETLKYAGSLLYSKSKQYCVESDIVSHAKDTEKDFEVLPVLPDAIACQFMMSEKLVVVYGDHSLYIWDIHDVNQATRCCVLVSHSACIWDIKNLCCENMHDQSLACVARGCSGGVSFATCSADGTIRLWDLLLKPGSLDDNSDQLSLNTESMGTAHLVSAGTFERDAVELGVSSQGFRSMAVSSDGVYLAAGDCKGNLHIYNLQTFDYTCFQGAHDAEILCLSFSLSKKKCDNFGEFTDSHYLLASGGRDGQIHLFDVQRNFDLIESIEDHVGAVTSIKLGYNGSKILSCSADRSLVFRDVNITSNGFAIVRHHHHTASHGTLYDMAVDPKMEVAVTVGQDKKVNTFDITAGKLIKSFKQDKEFGDPIKVTMDPSCSYLVCSSSNKSICIYDFTTGELVTQAMGHGDVVTGVIFLPDCKHIISVGGDGCIFIWKVPILLSSIMQKRMKENCGPLSPKSLARPLRQAFLCVEEDRYISEDLSLPEISNQIGRKVVYGGKDPRETMAFKFSVSRLPRWAQAKVMSSEVVSRKLGLTSPQQLELKDFSPSVGNGLRCAPSSPEAQMPPRHEMGSETSLSSLSRSSPDSENNHNSSIPQKTLSSFAMDKRWHSIYTVCLDLLNSPAMQDVKELKPSVSCQSLLHCGPEVPSNDQHLYGHDSQVMDDRKGCILEKHASANDSGSICKNNEQHCMDNMNTFHEAVAGYVAGHLHSDKPGCDVPETMEMAEKLHSYKTGCGIQETADICHIKSENNDLFKKHFSSLSSITKIESGKSSVRRRHSARYVVYRDYLGGCKRLFDSPFQGLGSGSKMVNCKEQALEVPSYQILDEQRMLDSHGQDLKNSMQSIHNSLKNELPEHSVPESMEARDDKGCFLEGSEMLEKITACREALLTLDAAAKSALQLFSRLQTQGSREDFTKGPGAELFVDAARLLPSIADKVNAVAKIVQ; translated from the exons ATGAAGACGAACCGCAAGGTCAAGAAACCAGATCAGTCTTCCAAG CTAGTTCTGGAAGAGATTATCGGCCTGACCACGAAGAACTGCAATGGATTGGCTTCCAATATCTCGACAACCAAATGTGCATATGTAGCTGGATGCGTCGTAGTGGTTTACGATGTGGAATCTGGCTCCAAATCACACCTCATGGTGCTTCATCGAATGCCGAAACCTCTGAGCTGTGTGGCGCTGTCCTCAAATGGCCGTTTCATTGCAGCTGGAGAG TCAGGAACTCAAGCTGCAGTGTTGGTGTGGGACAGTGCCACTCTGGCCTTTGCATCTGAATTAAAAGGTCATGTATATGGGGTTTCATGCATTGCTTTCTCACCTGATG GAAAATATCTAGTATCCGTTGGGGAATACATCTATCTTTGGGACCGGCAGAGGTGTATGCTGGTTGCAAAGCTTAGAGCAAGTTCATCTTCTTCTGCTGTTGCATCGGTTAGCTTCTCATCAGATGCAAAATTCATTGTAACTGCTGGGAAGAATCACTTAAAGTTCTGGACTGTTGGATCATCTCCAAAGACTCGTTTAAATAAAGGGGCTGCTTCACTAGCAAAGAATGGGAAAGATGTTAATATTGGTCTTCATAAAGGAAGCTCTTTCGTGTCTGTCATATCTGCAATCAGGACTGACAGTAGTATTTCTAATTCTGACCAGGCTGGTGATCTTTTTCCTGTCTATGCATTGACTGATGCAG GTATTTTGTGCCTTGTAAATTCCAGGTTGTCAGTAAGGAAGTCAGTGGATTTAAAG GTCAGAAAAGGTTTTGCATTATCTATATCCAACAAGCTAATTGCTTGCGCTTGTAGTAATGGAATTGTGTGCCTCTTTAACGTTGAGACTCTCAAATATGCCGGAAGTCTACTATATTCAAAATCCAAACAATACTGTGTGGAGAGTGACATTGTTTCCCACGCTAAAGATACAGAAAAGGATTTTGAAGTTCTTCCTGTTCTTCCCGATGCTATTGCTTGTCAGTTCATGATGTCAGAAAAGCTTG TGGTTGTCTATGGAGATCATAGTCTCTATATATGGGATATTCATGATGTGAACCAG GCTACAAGGTGCTGTGTGTTAGTTTCACATTCTGCATGCATATGGGATATCAAGAATCTTTGTTGTGAAAACATGCATGATCAGTCTCTTGCCTGCGTTGCTAGAGGCTGTTCTGGTGGAGTTTCTTTTGCAACTTGCTCAGCAGATGGTACCATTAGGTTATGGGATCTTTTGTTGAAACCAGGCTCATTAGATGATAACTCAGACCAGCTTTCTCTGAATACTGAATCAATGGGCACTGCACATTTAG TCAGTGCGGGAACATTTGAAAGAGATGCTGTTGAGTTAGGTGTTAGCTCTCAAGGATTCCGGTCAATGGCAGTTAGCTCAGATGGAGTGTACCTTGCTGCTGGAGATTGCAAGGGCAATCTTCATATCTATAATCTACAAACTTTTGATTATACATGTTTCCAG GGTGCTCATGATGCAGAGATCCTCTGTTTGAGCTTTAGCTTGTCAAAGAAAAAGTGTGATAATTTTGGAGAATTTACTGATAGCCATTATCTTCTTGCTTCTGGGGGGCGAGATGGACAAATCCATCTTTTTGATGTCCAAAG GAATTTTGATCTCATTGAAAGTATTGAAGACCATGTTGGTGCAGTGACTTCCATAAAACTTGGTTACAACGGCTCTAAGATCTTAAGTTGCAGTGCTGATag GTCTCTGGTATTTCGAGATGTTAATATCACATCCAATGGTTTTGCAATTGtgcgtcatcatcatcatacagcatCTCATGGAACCTTATATGACATGGCTGTCGATCCAAAAATGGAGGTTGCAGTCACTGTTGGGCAG GATAAGAAGGTAAACACATTCGATATTACTGCTGGGAAGCTGATTAAATCATTCAAGCAAGATAAAGAGTTTGGAGACCCAATAAAG GTCACTATGGATCCTAGCTGTAGTTACTTGGTTTGCTCCTCCTCTAATAAGTCAATCTGCATTTATGACTTTACTACTGGGGAGTTAGTTACACAAGCTATGGGGCATGGTGATGTTGTTACTGGTGTCATCTTCTTACCTGATTGCAAGCACATTATTTCT GTAGGAGGTGATGGCTGTATCTTCATATGGAAAGTGCCTATACTTTTGTCCTCCATAATGCAGAAGAGGATGAAGGAAAATTGTGGTCCATTATCTCCAAAAAGCTTAGCCAGGCCACTTCGTCAAGCCTTTCTTTGTGTAGAAGAAGACAGATACATTTCTGAGGATCTGTCATTACCAGAAATCTCCAACCAAATTGGGCGAAAAGTTGTTTATGGAGGAAAGGACCCTCGAGAGACCATGGCATTCAAATTTAGTGTTTCAAGACTTCCTCGATGGGCACAAGCCAAAGTAATGAGCTCTGAAGTTGTCTCAAGAAAACTTGGGTTGACTTCACCCCAG CAACTGGAATTGAAAGATTTCTCTCCTTCTGTTGGCAATGGTCTGAGATGTGCTCCTTCTTCCCCTGAAGCTCAAATGCCACCAAGACATGAAATGGGAAGTGAGACAAGCCTTAGTAGCTTGTCAAGAAGTTCTCCTGATTCCGAAAACAATCACAATTCTTCAATACCTCAAAAAACCCTTAG CAGCTTTGCCATGGACAAACGTTGGCACTCGATTTATACTGTATGTTTGGATCTGCTGAATTCCCCGGCAATGCAGGATGTAAAGGAATTAAAGCCGTCAGTGTCTTGCCAAAGTTTGC TACACTGCGGACCTGAGGTACCAAGTAATGACCAGCACTTGTATGGGCATGATAGCCAGGTAATGGATGACAGGAAGGGCTGTATATTGGAGAAGCATGCAAGTGCCAATGATTCCGGATCTATATGCAAGAATAATGAGCAACATTGTATGGATAATATGAATACATTTCATGAGGCTGTTGCTGGTTATGTGGCTGGGCATTTGCATTCAGATAAACCTGGATGTGATGTTCCAGAGACCATGGAAATGGCTGAGAAGCTGCATTCATATAAAACTGGATGCGGCATTCAAGAGACCGCAGATATCTGCCACATTAAGTCAGAAAACAATGATCTATTCAAGAAACACTTTAGCAGTTTGTCATCCATAACTAAG ATAGAAAGTGGCAAATCATCAGTCAGGAGAAGGCACTCTGCTCGATATGTTGTCTACCGGGACTATCTTGGAGGCTGCAAGAGACTTTTCGATTCACCCTTTCAAGGTTTAGGTAGTGGTAGTAAAATGGTGAACTGCAAGGAACAAGCATTAGAGGTTCCATCATACCAGATTCTGGATGAGCAGCGAATGCTAGATTCACATGGACAG GACCTGAAAAACTCTATGCAAAGCATACATAATTCCCTGAAAAATGAATTACCTGAACACTCAGTTCCAGAAAGTATGGAAGCTAGAGATGATAAGGGATGTTTTCTAGAAGGAAGTGAAATGCTGGAAAAGATTACTGCATGCAGGGAAGCACTCCTCACTCTAGATGCTGCAGCAAAGAGTGCGCTCCAGTTATTTTCGAGATTACAAACTCAGGGTTCTAGAGAGGACTTCACAAAAGGACCTGGAGCTGAGTTATTTGTTGATGCAGCTAGACTGCTTCCATCAATTGCAGACAAAGTCAATGCAGTTGCAAAAATTGTGCAATGA